One window of the Triticum dicoccoides isolate Atlit2015 ecotype Zavitan chromosome 3B, WEW_v2.0, whole genome shotgun sequence genome contains the following:
- the LOC119274872 gene encoding beta-sesquiphellandrene synthase-like, which produces MAAIQEDCSGGETRTTFHPTLWGDYFLKYKPQSSAQQAHMRERMEILLEQVRTEMKEANEIPQILELVITIERLGLGYHYENEIAQLLDVVFKSDYDDNNLHLVSLRFYLLRKNRYDVSSDVFHKFEDKQGGFVQSDTNSLLSLYNAAHLSIKGEDVFDMAFSFTRRHLLGALENLESAFAGEVSSSLLTPPFRRVGILEARNYLSCYTNKVTRNEAILELAKLNFNILQLHFCEELKDVTMWWNKIKMKSRLSFVRDRIVETYFWINGTSYNLEYSYSRIIATKVTAFMTIIDDIFDTYSSTEDSMQLAEAINRWDEDAVNMLPEYMKDIYLYLLETFHSFEDHLGPKNSYRVVYLKEAFKKLVQAYSDELKWRDENYVPKTLNEHLQVSSVSIGTSVVACAIFVGMDDTTVETLNWVSSDQKLLKSFAIYTRFTNDMASTKREQAGGHCASTIQSYMKEHGTTNDDACEKIKKLIENSWKDMLHHYLALTDQPMVVPQMILNLSRTVDNMYKHTDAYTNSEILEDTIRMLFAEPM; this is translated from the exons ATGGCAGCAATTCAGGAAGACTGCTCTGGCGGAGAGACGAGGACAACTTTTCACCCGACTCTGTGGGGTGATTACTTCCTTAAATACAAGCCACAATCTTCAGCGCAG CAAGCTCATATGAGAGAAAGGATGGAGATACTATTGGAGCAAGTAAGAACAGAGATGAAAGAGGCAAATGAAATCCCCCAAATACTAGAGCTTGTAATCACGATTGAGAGACTTGGTTTGGGCTACCATTATGAGAATGAGATTGCACAACTACTGGATGTTGTTTTCAAATCTGATTATGATGATAATAATCTACACTTGGTTTCGCTTCGATTTTATCTTCTACGAAAAAATAGATATGATGTGTCATCTG ATGTATTCCATAAATTCGAAGACAAACAAGGAGGTTTTGTTCAGTCGGATACAAATAGTTTGTTGAGCTTATATAATGCAGCACATCTGAGTATCAAGGGGGAGGATGTATTTGACATGGCATTCTCTTTCACGAGAAGACACCTCCTCGGGGCTTTAGAAAATTTGGAATCAGCATTTGCAGGGGAAGTTTCTTCTTCCCTTCTTACACCTCCTTTTAGAAGGGTTGGGATATTAGAAGCAAGAAACTACCTATCGTGTTACACAAACAAGGTTACACGAAATGAAGCCATATTGGAGCTTGCCAAATTGAATTTTAATATTCTGCAACTTCATTTTTGTGAGGAGTTGAAAGATGTCACAAT GTGGTGGAATAAGATCAAAATGAAGTCAAGGTTGAGTTTTGTAAGAGACAGAATTGTAGAAACTTATTTTTGGATAAATGGGACTAGCTACAACCTTGAATATTCTTATTCCAGAATAATAGCTACAAAGGTCACCGCTTTCATGACTATAATAGATGACATATTTGACACATATAGCAGCACTGAAGATAGCATGCAACTTGCGGAAGCAATTAATAG GTGGGATGAAGATGCAGTAAATATGCTTCCAGAATACATGAAGGATATCTACTTATATTTGTTGGAAACGTTTCATTCTTTTGAGGACCATTTAGGACCTAAGAACAGCTATCGTGTGGTTTATCTAAAAGAAGCT TTCAAGAAATTGGTTCAAGCATACAGTGATGAACTAAAATGGCGTGATGAAAATTATGTACCAAAAACACTTAATGAACACCTTCAAGTTTCATCGGTAAGTATTGGAACCTCCGTGGTAGCATGTGCTATATTTGttggcatggatgacacaacagtgGAAACTCTCAATTGGGTGTCGAGCGATCAGAAACTTCTGAAGTCTTTTGCTATATATACACGTTTCACGAATGACATGGCATCAACAAAG CGTGAGCAAGCGGGGGGGCATTGTGCCTCTACTATCCAATCGTACATGAAGGAGCATGGGACGACAAATGATGACGCATGTGAAAAGATAAAAAAACTTATCGAGAACTCCTGGAAGGATATGTTACACCATTATCTCGCATTGACAGATCAACCAATGGTCGTGCCCCAAATGATACTTAACCTTTCAAGGACTGTGGATAACATGTACAAGCATACCGATGCATACACTAATTCAGAGATACTGGAAGATACAATAAGGATGCTTTTTGCTGAGCCAATGTAA